TATTTCATAGCGAGTACGATCAATTTGCATATCATTTAATTGATAGCGCACGGTTAAAGTGCAAGCTTGATGTTAATGTATTAAAGCAGGCGATTTATCGAATAATACATCGTCACCCTGCATTAAGAACGTGTTTTGATTTCAGTAGTTATAGCGTGCCATTACAGTTGGTCTATCGAGCCGACACTTTGCCGAATAATTTCTTTTATGAGAGCTGGCAAGGACTTACTGAGGAGGAGCAAGTACAGAAATTTTCTTCTTGGTTCGAACAGGAAAAAGAATGCGTTTTTGATATATGCCGTTCGCCTTTAATCAGGTTTTACGCCCATAAACTCAATAGCGAAGAATTTCAATTCACCGTCGTCGAGCATCATGCCATATTGGATGGTTGGAGCTTGGTATCTATGCTGAACGAACTATTCTCAAATTATTTGTCAGCCTTGGATCAATCATCCTTATCCGATAGAAGTGAAAACGATATTTCGGTTACAAATGCCCTGCGTGATTTGGTTGTTTGGGAACGGGCGGCTATTGGGTCTGATGTATGCCGAAACTACTGGTTAGAAAAAGTCATTGAGGCAACTTGCAGTTTATTACCTTCTTACATAAGTGCTACTAGCCCTGACATTGTTCAAAACAAGCAGTATCATCAAGCAACAGGGAGGTTAAGCGAGGTATTAAATATCAATGTAACAGAAAGCTTATTAGCGCAATCGAAAAAACTTTTTGTACCGATTAAAACGTTATTGTTGACCGCTCATCTGAAAGTGCTTGGAATGCTGTATGGCGAGCGAAGTGTCGTTTCCGGCTTGGTTTGCAGTACTCGCCCGGAAGTACCCGGTGCTGATCAGTCGCTGGGTGTTTTTCTCAATACTTTGCCATTTGTAGTCAATCTTAATAGTTCTAGTTGGCGCGAACTGATTCAACATACATTCGATTCTGAACGAGAGTTAATGAGATATAGGTTTTATCCTTTAGCTCAAATTCAACGTGAATATAAAAAAGAAGGCTTGTTTGATGTGATGTTTCATTATTTGGACTATCACGTTGCAAATGATTTGATGAAGTCAAATGATTTAAAGGTATTGAAATGGGACGAACATGTCGACGCGATAAATACCTTAAGCGTGGCATTCTTGTTCGATTCAAATACCTTGAAGGTTCGTAAAGAGTTTCTATATGACAAGAGTAAATTGACTGGAGAGCAAGTCCAGAAAATATCTGCTTATTATGATGTGGTGTTGGCCGATATTGTTCAAAACATCGATCTCAGACATGATAGAGCGAGTTTCATTTCCAGTATAGAGGGGCAACTCCTCGAAGCTTGGAATACAACCGAAGTTGAATGCCCGCAAGACCGCTGTATCCACCAACTGTTCGAAGCGCAAGCCGATAAAACCCCGGACACCATCGCGCTGAGCCTCGAAGGCGATAGTCTAAGCTACGCCGAGTTGAACGCCAAAGCCAACCAACTAGCGCACTACCTGATCGAGCGGGGCGTAGGTCCGGACATACTGGTCGGTATTTGCCTGAAGCCTTCGTTGGAGATGGTGATAGGTTTGCTGGGTATCTTGAAGGCCGGCGGGGCTTATGTACCCCTCGATCCTCACTATCCGCCCGAGCGGCGGATGCTGATTATGGCCGATGCCAACGTCAAGCTATTGCTAACCTGCGAAGCGCTGAACAGCGAACGTACGGAGGATGCGGAAGTAGTCGTAGGGTACGCAGCGGACTTGATGACGAGAGATAGTATCATCCACCTAGACCGCGACGGACCGACCATTACCAAGTATCCCGCCACGAACCCGTCAGTGAGCGCGCATCCTTTGCATTTGGCCTATTTAATCTACACCTCCGGTTCCACCGGCCGACCCAAAGGCGTGGCGGTGAACCACCGCAACGCGGTGCATTCCACCTGGGCACGGCTGATCGGCTATCCAGAGCCGGTGCGGGCTTACCTGCTGTTATCGTCGTTTGCTTTCGACAGCTCGGTGGCCGGCATCTTCTGGACCCTGGCTCAAGGTGGTTGTTTATGCCTACCCCATGAAGACAGCAGTAAAGACCCGGTGGCGCTGGCGGCCTTGATCGAGCGACATGACATCTCCCACGTGTTGGCCTTGCCTTCGCTGTATGCGGTGCTCCTGGAACAATCCCCCCAAGCGTTAAGCCGTCTGCAAATCGCCATCGTTGCTGGCGAAACCTGTCCGACCGACGTCGTCAAGCGCCACCTTGCCGTGCTACCCGATGCCAAACTCTACAACGAATACGGCCCGACCGAAGGCACCGTCTGGAGCAGCGTCTATCTTGCCGGACCGGACGACCTGGATCGGCCTTTAGCGATCGGCCGGCCGATCGCCAACGTGCGTCTTTACAACCTGGACCAGTCGCTCAACCCGGTCCCGGTCGGCGTGGCCGGCGAACTGTACATCGGTGGTGCCGGCATCGTGCCCGGCTACTGGCAACGCCCCGAGCTGACCGCCGAGCGCTTCATCCCCGATCCGTTCGACCCGGCCGGCGGGCGGTTGTACAAGACCGGCGACCTGGTGCGCCACCGTAATGACGGCGCGCTCGAGTTCTTGGGACGACTCGACCACCAAGTCAAGATTCGCGGTTTTCGCATTGAACTGGGTGAAATCGAAGCGCAGTTGTTACAACAACCGGCGATCAAGGATGCCGTAGTGGTTGCACGAGAAGACCAACCCGGCGACAAGCGGTTGGTGGCTTACGTGGTCCCGCACACGGCGGTGACCGATACCGAGGCCGAGCAAGCCATCATCGATGGCCTGAAAGCTCAACTCAAACAACACCTGCCGGACTACATGATCCCCAATGCCTTCCTGGTACTGAACACCATGCCGCTGTCCGCCAACGGCAAGTTGGATCGAATGCAATTACCCGCACCGGATCTCAGTAAACAACTGAAAAAAACCTATGTGGCGCCGCGTACCGAGACAGAACAGGCACTGGCCGAGATTTGGCGCGAAGTTTTGGGTGTCGAGCAAGTGGGCATCAAAGACGATTTCTTCGAATTGGGCGGGCATTCCTTGTTGGCCACCCAATTAGCGTTTGCTTGCGAAAAAAGATTGCAGAAGAAATTTCCGGTCAAAACGGTATTCGAACATCCAACGGTTGCGCGGCAAACCGCTTGGCTGGCTGGGGACATTTCGGATACCAACATCAATCTGCTGGCTGACACTCAATTGGGTTGCGACATATACCCCTTACCGACAAATCCCTTACCGCTCGATCAATCTGGGGCAGTCATGTTGACGGGGGCAACCGGTTTTCTTGGCGCCTTTTTGTTGGTTGAATTGCTGGAGAGAACAGATGCCAACGTGTATTGCCTCGTGCGAGCCGAGAACGAAACGCAGGCAACTGCACGCTTACAAACACAGTTGATGCGTTACGAACTGTACGACCGCGTCGATTGGTCCAGAGTCATCGCAGTGTGCGGCGATTTGGGGGTTGAAAGGTTAGGTTTGAACGGCGAACGTTATCGGGAAATTTCGGCTACTGCCGATGCGATTTTCCATAACGGTGCGTTGGTCAATTTCGTACAGCCCTACGGTTTGCTAAAACCCGCAAACGTGTTCGGCAGTGTCGAAGTACTGCGCATGGCAGCAACCGAGCGGCCAAAAGCCATACATTACATATCAACGCTATCGGTGTTCGCCGGGAAACCCGGCAATCCAACCGGATTTGCGGAAACCGACGAGCCGTTATTGAACGAAGGCCTGACCGGCGGGTACGCTCAAAGTAAGTGGGTCGCGGAAGCCATTGTGCGCTCTGCCGGCAATCGCGGATTTTTCACGACCATTTATCGCCCGGCGACAGTAGCCGGTGACCGGCGCAACGGCGTATGGAATACCGATGATTTCCTGTGCCGGATTTTGAAAGGCTGCGTGCAGATGGGCTTGGCGCCGGATAGCGATGCCAAGCTGGAAATGGCAACTGTCGACGACATCAGTCGCGCCGTCGTTGCGTTAGCGAAGGCCGATTTTGCGGAAAACCGTATTTTCCATTTAAACCATCCTAAATCGCCGACTGCGAATGCGTTGTTAGATTGGTTGGCCGCCAATGGTTTCTCACTACGTAAGGTGCCTATGCCGGAATGGCTGCATGCAACACATTTAACCGCAGAAACGATGGACGATTTTGCATTAAAGCCATTGCTAGGCCTCTTTGTCGACGAACCCATTGATTCGCCTGCCGATGTCGAAAACGGATACACCTGCCTCACTACTCAGCGCGCGTTGCGGGCTCTAGGTACCGAATATGGCGAGTTCGATGACACATTGTTGGGCCGTTATCGGGACTATTTTTTGCGTAGCGGATTCCGGAAAATGTCAAGCTAGTTGTCGCCTCGACGTAAAAATACTATGCGATTATTTTGTCTGGATTAGCGACCTCCTGGGGTGAGTGTTTTTGGGTTTCGGTATGATCTGGATTTAGATGCACGGTATGGATTCTGTTCCAGTTCCGGGTGTTTTGACTCCAGCGCCGTGGGTTTTGGCGGCGGGCGTCTTCATAGAGCGCTTTGCGTTGATTCAATAGCGCCTCGTCCAATCCGGCATGACGTTGGGCTGGGGTTACAAAACCAATGGCGCTATGCCGATGTTCGTGGTTGTACCATTGCACCAGGTCGGCTACCCATTCACGAGCGACGGACAGGTCGGCAAACGGTTGCAACGGGTATTGCGGACGATATTTCAGGGTTTTGAACAGCGATTCCGAATACGGATTGTCGTTACTCACCGCCGGTCGGCTGAGCGAGGGCATGACGCCAAGCTGTTGCAGGGTGGCCAGCATCGTGGCGCCTTTCATGGGGCTGCCGTTATCGGAATGCAGGATGACTTGCCCAGGTTGTAGCCCTTCGCGTAAAACAATATCCCGTAACAACTCGCTGGCGTATTGGCTGCTTTCTTCCTCAAATACCTGCCAGCCGACGATCTGGCGACTGAAAATATCGAGGAACAAGTAGAGGTAGTAGAACTGGCCTTTGACTGCGGCCGCAAGATAGGTAATGTCCCAGCTGTAGAGTTGATTGGGCGCGGTCGCACTCAATGCTTTGGGTTTTAAGCGAGGCTGACTGGGACGTTCACTGCGGCGGTGTTTCAGTTGCTGGGCGGCTTTCAGTAGGCGATAGATCGTCGATTCGGAGCCCAGATAAATCCCCTGATCCGCCAAGCGCGGAACGATCTGACTGGGGGGTAAATCCGCAAATTCGGCGGAATTGGCCACGGCCAGAATGTGGTTGCGCTCGGCCTCGGTCAGCGCATGCGCCGGCGTATATTGCCGCCTCGGTCGCCGGTCTTCGCCCGGGGTTTCGCCGGCCTGCCAGCGCTGCAAGGTGCGCGGGCTCAGGCCCAGCACGGCACAGGCTTGGTCTTGGCGGGCACCGGCTGCGGTGGCTTCGGCGACGGATTCGATCAGGGTTTGGCGCTGCTGAAGGGATGTCATTCGACCTCGCCCGCCAACAGCGCCCGCACCTTTTTTTGCAGGATCAGCAAGGCAGCGGCTTCAGCCAGCGCTTTGTCCTTACGGTTGAGTTCGCGTTCCAGGCGTTGATTCTCCACTTTCAGTGCGCGCAGGGTTTGACTGGCATCGCCGTCTGAACGGGAGCGGGTGACGGCACAAAAATCGCTTTTCCACTGCGCGAGTTGATGAGCGAATAGTCCACGTTGCCGACACCAGGCATTCAATGCCTCGCCGGATATACCATGGCTTTCATGGAGGGCCAGTAAACGCTCTTCGGGGCGCCAATCTTGAGGGCGCTTGCTCACGTTTGGGCTTGACGTATCGGTGGGTGTGCTGCTTTTCATCCAGTTTTTTAAGGTATGTATGCTGAGGTTAGATTCGTCGGCAATGTCTTGAATGGTTCGTTTTCCACGTTTGTAGACTTTTGCCAGGGCTTGCTCTCTGAACTCGTCAGAATACTGCTTTTTCGGGGTAATCATTTTCTAATCTCAAATTTAAGGCGTTCTAAAAATTTGAGGCGACAACCATTGTGACGCAGGGGGATTCATCGACGTTACTCGAAAAAAAATTTCGGAGGGAAATTGGGCAGGTAATCGTCTTCTAGTTGAATAACTGTAGAGTCAAGTAGGACCGACAGCTACTCAATAGACGAATAGTTTGAAGAGCTCCCGACAATTGAATGCCTAGGCATCACTAACTACCAACGAGATCAAACATGATTTGCTCCAGAAAAGCCTATAATTTAACAACAAGGACTGCTATTTATAATTCAATAGAGGAATCCCGCCGTCGGCATAGCGTAAAGTCGATCACTATGTTATGCAGTTTATTATACGCATCCGCATCAATTGCGGGCGGCAATGACAGGATTTACCAATTCGACATTGCTGCCGGGGCCATGTCTAAGGCGTTGGATGACTTTTCCGATACGTCCAATCTAGATATTAATTATCCAACCAACGTTGTAAACGATGTTGACTCCAACGGATTGAAGGGCAGTTATACCATCGAGCAAGCGTTGCGTCAGTTGCTTAAAGGTAGTGACCTGAGCTATCGGATGACAGGGGATAGCACTGTGACGGTCGAGAAAATACAATTGGCTGAATCTATGCCTGCTATGAGAGTGGTTGGACAGCCTGTTTACGACTCGAACGATCCTTATAATCCCGACTACAACCGCCCCAACGCCAGTACAGCTACCAAAACCGACACGCCGATTATGGAAACCCCGTATTCGGTCAAGACAGTACCAAAGCAAGTAATGGAAGACCAACAGGTAGTTCGCATCGAAAAAGCCATGCAAAACGTGGCCGGGGTTGTTCAAGAGGCTTCTGGCGGTTCGATGCGCGATAGCTTTACGATTCGTGGTTTTTCGACCGGCAATGACATTCTCAATTATCGAAATGGCGTTCCCTTTCCTGAAGGTATTGAAGGTTTTTCTACTAAACGTGATCCGGCTAATCTGGAAAGGATCGAGGTCCTGAAAGGACCAGGTTCTCTTTTATTTGGTCGTGCCGAGCCTGGTGGTATTATCAATGTGGTAACCAAACAACCTCTTGAAACTCCATATTATTCATTGCAACAGCAATTCGGGTCTTTCGATTTTTATCGAACGACGTTGGACGCAACCGGCCCCGTAGACAAAAACAACGATCTACTTTACCGAGTCAATCTTGCATATGAAAATGCAGACTCGTTTTCTGACTTGATAAATAGGGATCGAGTATTTGTAGCGCCAGTAATCAAGTGGAATATTAGTCCTCGCACTCAAGTGACTTTAGAACTTGAATATCAACACTTTGATGAAGCCTTTGGCGCAACGATTCCACCAATAGGAAGTCGCCCCGCTTCGGTACCTCGAAATTCGAACTTTGCGGAACCCGGTTTTAATTCAATCAAAGGAGATCGGGTATTGGCGGGATTTAATTGGTCGCACAACTTTAACGATCAATGGAAACTTTCCCAAAACTTTTTTTACAATTCAATCGACTCTAAGCAAAATAACTCAGTAATCCAAACGCGTGCGGATATTGATGGAACAGTTGCCAGAGATTTTATTAAAGTCAATGGGGAATCAGAAAGCTATTTCACATCTGTAAATTTAACAGGCAAAATTAATACTTTGGCGCTTAAACATACGCTGCTTTTTGGTGGTGATTACTTTCGCGGTGATAACAGAGATATTCAGCCTGTCGACTTTCGAAGAGACACTGGTTTTAATGTATTTAATCCAATTAAAGGCACTAGTTTTAACGATCTTGCCTCATTATTTTCATTTACAAGAAATCAAACCCGATCATGGTATGGACTGTATTTCCAGGATCAAATCGAGTTGCCGTACAATTTTTTTGTGTTGGGCGGAGTTCGATATGATCAGGCAGACAGCCAGGATAATATTTCGAATTCTGAGACAGGAAATGAAGATCGGGTCAGTCCACGCGGCGGTTTGTTATGGCGGCCAATTCCGGAATTGTCGTTATACGGCAGTTATACCGAAAATTTTGGTGCAGCAAATGGAGTTGGCCTCAACGGACAAACTCTACCTCCACAAACTGCGCAACAATGGGAAGTTGGTGTAAAAACCGAACTGTTAGACGGGCGTTTTAATGCTTCAATCGCGTATTTCGACCTTACCAAACAAAATATCGCCGATCAATTCAATACTTTTTTTCAGCGAGCCATCGGCGAAGCGGAAAGCCGTGGCGTTGAATTGGATATTGCGGGGGAATTGCTGCCAGGGTGGCGTGTTATTGGTGGTTATAGTTATCTTGATTTTGCCAATATTACTAGGGACGTAGGGTTCGATGGTGGAATTGGCAACCAAGGAAATTTACTTCCGAATGCTGCGCAACATTCCGGCAGCTTATTTACCACATATGAGTTCAAGGATGGGGTTTTGAATGGACTTAAGCTCGGCGGAGGTGCGGTATCGGTAAGCCAACGTCAAGGGAATTCAGCAAATAGCTACCAAATACCCGGTTACACTCTGGTTAATCTATTAGCGAGTTACTCTACTAAGATCGGAATGTCAAAATTAACTCTTCAATTAAATGTCGACAATTTGCTAGATAAAACTTATTTTGCAGGAAGCAATGGAGCAAATAGCAGTTTTTTTGGAGCACCAAGGACGTTTTTAGGTTCGGTTCGGATTGAATATTAAAAGGCGAATAACCGGTTAATGAAAACAATCTTATAGCCCCCAATCCTTCTCAATAAAATTTGCATTGAGCAATCATGGCATATCGATAGCGATAAATGCAAAAATTACTAAAACATGAAATATAAGTTAAATCCTGAATTTCAGAATTTCATCCGCAGATTTTTATAATGAAATAAAACCAACGGGTTGCGTTCTAAGCCACAGATTCAGGATAGACATAATATTTTTATTTATAGTTTAAGCTCGAAGCATAGGCTTACCGCCCTAAACAGCAATTTCATTATTAAAAATAAATTAAATTATTATTCATATAAATATAGGAGTCTTTGCGATGAAAATTATCCGTTCAATATCCCGCAGGCTGTCTGACAAACAAGTTGATGTTGTTATGCGTGATATTTGTCGCACTATTAACTATAACTCTTCTATCAATGATATTGCACAACGTCATGATTCTGGACTGAGATGCTCATCTGGCTGGCGCGCGCTGCCAGAATGGATTCAAATAGCGGAGTTAATTGTGTTTGGAGATGAGGTGAAGCTACATTTGGATACCAGCAATACTGAGGAAGCAATTGCTAAAATAGATGGTATAGCTGACAGTCTTCAGGATGAGCTCTCTAGTTTATTTAGCCATGAAACAAAACCTTACTCTTCTAAAGTTTTTTGTCTTGGGTGGTCAAAAACGGGTACGACCAGTTTAACTGAGGCGCTACGAGTTCTTGGGTTGTTTTCGTGGCATTCTGCTCCGTGGGTGGTAGACGCACATTACGGGAACGTCATTTCTGAAGACTTCATAAATCTTTCTGAGATAGCAGATTATACTGCCGTATCCGATTTGCCAATTTGTGCTTTGTTTAGAGAGCTGGATCAGGCATTTCCGGGAAGCAAATATATTCTTACCGTACGCCCAGCAGAAGATTGGGTCAAGAGCGTAGCTTGTGCGATGAAGGATTATATAGCGAAGAAAGATGTTTTAGAATCTGATTTGAGCGCAGTTCGATGGGCATATGGCACGGAGAAATTCGATAGGAGTTTATTTTTGCAAAGATACGCCCAACATAACCAACAAGTTTTGGAATATTTCAAAGGTCGCTCAGACCTTCTGGTTATGGATATAGCAGAAGAAAATAAATGGCAAAAGCTGTGCAGTTTTCTGAACCTTCCTTTGCCTGATACCCCCTTCCCTTATTTAAACAAACGGGCGATTAGTAATTCGTGAATTCAAGTAATAAGTGCATAACCCACCAATTTTTCAGCATCCATACCGGATTGCAAAACGGCGTGCAAAACTTTCCAGGGTCCTGGGGAAAAGAGCGTTGAAAAGTTTCCACCCCAGGTTGTTTAATGCCCGGCTTTCGGAAAATTTCAAGCTAGTTGTCGCCTCGACGTAAAAATACTATGCGATTATTTTGTCTGGATTAGCGACCTCCTGGGGTGAGTGTTTTTGGGTTTCGGTATGATCTGGATTTAGATGCACGGTATGGATTCTGTTCCAGTTCCGGGTGTTTTGACTCCAGCGCCGTGGGTTTTGGCGGCGGGCGTCTTCATAGAGCGCTTTGCGTTGATTCAATAGCGCCTCGTCCAATCCGGCATGACGTTGGGCTGGGGTTACAAAACCAATGGCGCTATGCCGATGTTCGTGGTTGTACCATTGCACCAGGTCGGCTACCCATTCACGAGCGACGGACAGGTCGGCAAACGGTTGCAACGGGTATTGCGGACGATATTTCAGGGTTTTGAACAGCGATTCCGAATACGGATTGTCGTTACTCACCGCCGGTCGGCTGAGCGAGGGCATGACGCCAAGCTGTTGCAGGGTGGCCAGCATCGTGGCGCCTTTCATGGGGCTGCCGTTATCGGAATGCAGGATGACTTGCCCAGGTTGTAGCCCTTCGCGTAAAACAATATCCCGTAACAACTCGCTGGCGTATTGGCTGCTTTCTTCCTCAAATACCTGCCAGCCGACGATCTGGCGACTAAAAATATCGAGGAACAAGTAGAGGTAGTAGAACTGGCCTTTGACTGCGGCCGCAAGATAGGTAATATCCCAGCTGTAGAGTTGATTGGGCGCTATCGCACTCAAGGCTTTGGGTTTGGTACGTGGCTGGCTGGGCCGTTCACTGCGGCGGTGTTTCAGTTGCTGGGCGGCTTTCAGTAGGCGATAGATCGTCGATTCGGAGCCCAGATAAATCCCCTGATCCGCCAAGCGCGGAACGATCTGACTGGGGGGTAAATCCGCAAATTCGGCGGAATTGGCCACGGCCAGAATGTGGTTGCGCTCGGCCTCGGTCAGCGCATGCGCCGGCGTATATTGCCGCCGCGGTCGCAGGTCTTCGCCCGGGGTTTCGCCGGCCTGCCAGCGCTGCAAGGTGCGCGGGCTCAGGCCCAGCACGGCACAGGCTTGGTCTTGGCGGGCACCGGCCTCGGTGGCTTCGGCGACGGATTCGATCAGGGTTTGGCGCTGCTGAAGGGATGTCATTCGACCTCGCCCGCCAACAGCGCCCGCACCTTTTTTTGCAGAATCAGCAAGGCAGCGGCTTCAGCCAGCGCTTTGTCCTTACGGTTGAGTTCGCGTTCCAGACGCTGATTTTCGGCTTTTAAAGTGCGCAGTGTCTGGCTGTCATTGCCGCCTGAACGGGCGCTGGTGACGGCACAAAAATCGCTTTTCCACTGCGCGAGTTGATGAGCAAATAGCCCACGTTGCCGACACCAGGCATTCAATGCCTCGCCGGATATACCATGGCTTTCATGGAGGGCCAGTAAACGCTCTTCGGGGAGCCAATCTTGAGGGCGCTTGCCCACGTTTGGGCTTGACGTATCGGTGGGTGTGCTGCTTTTCATCCAGTTTTTTAAGGTATGTATGCTGAGGTTAGATTCGTCGGCAATGTCTTGAATGGTTCGTTTTCCACGATTGTAGACTTTTGCCAGAGCTTGCTCTCTGAACTCGTCAGAATACTGCTTTTTCGGGGTAATCATTTTCTAATCTCAAATTTAAGGCGTTCTAAAAATTTGAGGCGACAACTATTGTGACGCAGGGGGCTTTTTGCCGGAGAACCCTGGAGTGATAAAAATGGATGTCATACCCGAAATCAGGCGACTGCATTTTGTTGAGCACGTCACCATCAGCGACTTGGCGAAGCAGTTCAAGTTATCCCGTCCCACGATTCGCAAGCACCTCAAGACGGTCGAAGAGCCCGTCTATCCTACCCGGCAACACCAACCCTATTTGAAACTGGGAGCTTTTATCGAGCAACTGAGGACGTGGTTGGAAACCGATGCGACCTTACCCGGCAAAAAGTGTAAACGCACCGCCCAACGCTTGTATGAATGTCTGCAAGCCGAAGGTTATGTCGGCGGTTACAGTGCGGTGCAGCGTTATGTGAAAGCCTGGAAAGCATCGCGTTCTGCGAGTCCATCGATTAAACAAGCCTTCGTGCCGTTGTTATTTCCGGCGGGTGAGACCTGTCAATTCGACTGGAGTCATGAAAGAGCCGTCATCGGTGGTGTGGAGCAGGTGGTGAAAGTCGCTCATTTCCGACTAAGTTACAGTCGACAGATGTTCGT
This sequence is a window from Methylomonas methanica MC09. Protein-coding genes within it:
- a CDS encoding non-ribosomal peptide synthetase produces the protein MSLEQVIARIQDRNIGVLVEDGELVIRAPQGVMDTETLALLKTHKQALLKALQDKDGNESQIILNRSCLRITPEKLPLVELSQIDIDNIVATVPGGAANIQDIYPLSPLQEGILFHHVLDTQGDTYLLRSVLAFESRDYLDRFIEALQQVINRHDILRSAVFWQDLSQPIQVVFREASLPVHELEAEADDALARLLETTDPCRVRLGFQRAPLLAAYTIAAPQNGEWLLALLNHHIVCDHISLEFVIAEIRLLLQGRSDQLTTPVPYRNFIAQLRAVSSEQHDAYFRRQLGDVREPTIPFGLLDVKNAGAISEAHLIVPDTLAQKIRAQAKQYGVSSATLFHAAWARVLAQSCGKGDVVFGTVLTGRMQGASGVERTLGMFINTLPVRINIGDISIRHSIAKIHSNLSELLAHEQASLSLAQRCSGVDAALPLFTSLLNYRHSPRNEDASVAWNGMRVIVGGEERTNYPITLSVDDFGDGFGLTLQCIDSSLSDRLITYVLTSVKAIIEALTVNPNLPMFAISVVAEDEERQILKDWNATKVVYPQGRCIHQLFEAQVEQTPDAIALTFEDQSLSYAELNAKANQLAHYLIERGVGPDVLVGICIERSLEMAIGLLGILKAGGAYVPLDPSYPEERLAFMLADIKPIVVLTQAQFASRELASSEVLRLDSDWVKVESYPVVNPCPELQPMNLAYCIYTSGSTGQPKGAGVPHQGILNRLQWMQAEYHLDSTDHVLQKTPYSFDVSVWEFFWPLMTGARLIVAPPELHKDSQGLIELIRREHITTIHFVPSMLQAYVDTPDVEQCTSLKRVICSGEALSTDLVQRFQQKLPAELHNLYGPTEASVDVSYWACPPDCAETAVPIGKPIANIQLHILDRSLNPVPVGTPGELHIAGIGLGRGYLNRPGLTAEKFIPDPFGPAGSRLYKTGDLVRYRLDGNIDYLGRIDHQVKIRGFRIELGEIEAQLLKHEGIKEAVVLAREDQPGDKRLVVYLVEEQLGTLQVDELKAQLKHNLPDYMIPSAFVVLEQMPLSANGKLDRKKLPAPDITEQLKKTYVAPRIETEATLASVFERVLGLDIVGIDDNFFELGGDSIRSLQIINAANKLGFSLSLADLYKTPTIREIVGSSNHYSNSVELLSVKRCFELVDPEDLAKIPKMVEDAYPLTMLQAGMIFHSEYDQFAYHLIDSARLKCKLDVNVLKQAIYRIIHRHPALRTCFDFSSYSVPLQLVYRADTLPNNFFYESWQGLTEEEQVQKFSSWFEQEKECVFDICRSPLIRFYAHKLNSEEFQFTVVEHHAILDGWSLVSMLNELFSNYLSALDQSSLSDRSENDISVTNALRDLVVWERAAIGSDVCRNYWLEKVIEATCSLLPSYISATSPDIVQNKQYHQATGRLSEVLNINVTESLLAQSKKLFVPIKTLLLTAHLKVLGMLYGERSVVSGLVCSTRPEVPGADQSLGVFLNTLPFVVNLNSSSWRELIQHTFDSERELMRYRFYPLAQIQREYKKEGLFDVMFHYLDYHVANDLMKSNDLKVLKWDEHVDAINTLSVAFLFDSNTLKVRKEFLYDKSKLTGEQVQKISAYYDVVLADIVQNIDLRHDRASFISSIEGQLLEAWNTTEVECPQDRCIHQLFEAQADKTPDTIALSLEGDSLSYAELNAKANQLAHYLIERGVGPDILVGICLKPSLEMVIGLLGILKAGGAYVPLDPHYPPERRMLIMADANVKLLLTCEALNSERTEDAEVVVGYAADLMTRDSIIHLDRDGPTITKYPATNPSVSAHPLHLAYLIYTSGSTGRPKGVAVNHRNAVHSTWARLIGYPEPVRAYLLLSSFAFDSSVAGIFWTLAQGGCLCLPHEDSSKDPVALAALIERHDISHVLALPSLYAVLLEQSPQALSRLQIAIVAGETCPTDVVKRHLAVLPDAKLYNEYGPTEGTVWSSVYLAGPDDLDRPLAIGRPIANVRLYNLDQSLNPVPVGVAGELYIGGAGIVPGYWQRPELTAERFIPDPFDPAGGRLYKTGDLVRHRNDGALEFLGRLDHQVKIRGFRIELGEIEAQLLQQPAIKDAVVVAREDQPGDKRLVAYVVPHTAVTDTEAEQAIIDGLKAQLKQHLPDYMIPNAFLVLNTMPLSANGKLDRMQLPAPDLSKQLKKTYVAPRTETEQALAEIWREVLGVEQVGIKDDFFELGGHSLLATQLAFACEKRLQKKFPVKTVFEHPTVARQTAWLAGDISDTNINLLADTQLGCDIYPLPTNPLPLDQSGAVMLTGATGFLGAFLLVELLERTDANVYCLVRAENETQATARLQTQLMRYELYDRVDWSRVIAVCGDLGVERLGLNGERYREISATADAIFHNGALVNFVQPYGLLKPANVFGSVEVLRMAATERPKAIHYISTLSVFAGKPGNPTGFAETDEPLLNEGLTGGYAQSKWVAEAIVRSAGNRGFFTTIYRPATVAGDRRNGVWNTDDFLCRILKGCVQMGLAPDSDAKLEMATVDDISRAVVALAKADFAENRIFHLNHPKSPTANALLDWLAANGFSLRKVPMPEWLHATHLTAETMDDFALKPLLGLFVDEPIDSPADVENGYTCLTTQRALRALGTEYGEFDDTLLGRYRDYFLRSGFRKMSS
- a CDS encoding TonB-dependent siderophore receptor — its product is MICSRKAYNLTTRTAIYNSIEESRRRHSVKSITMLCSLLYASASIAGGNDRIYQFDIAAGAMSKALDDFSDTSNLDINYPTNVVNDVDSNGLKGSYTIEQALRQLLKGSDLSYRMTGDSTVTVEKIQLAESMPAMRVVGQPVYDSNDPYNPDYNRPNASTATKTDTPIMETPYSVKTVPKQVMEDQQVVRIEKAMQNVAGVVQEASGGSMRDSFTIRGFSTGNDILNYRNGVPFPEGIEGFSTKRDPANLERIEVLKGPGSLLFGRAEPGGIINVVTKQPLETPYYSLQQQFGSFDFYRTTLDATGPVDKNNDLLYRVNLAYENADSFSDLINRDRVFVAPVIKWNISPRTQVTLELEYQHFDEAFGATIPPIGSRPASVPRNSNFAEPGFNSIKGDRVLAGFNWSHNFNDQWKLSQNFFYNSIDSKQNNSVIQTRADIDGTVARDFIKVNGESESYFTSVNLTGKINTLALKHTLLFGGDYFRGDNRDIQPVDFRRDTGFNVFNPIKGTSFNDLASLFSFTRNQTRSWYGLYFQDQIELPYNFFVLGGVRYDQADSQDNISNSETGNEDRVSPRGGLLWRPIPELSLYGSYTENFGAANGVGLNGQTLPPQTAQQWEVGVKTELLDGRFNASIAYFDLTKQNIADQFNTFFQRAIGEAESRGVELDIAGELLPGWRVIGGYSYLDFANITRDVGFDGGIGNQGNLLPNAAQHSGSLFTTYEFKDGVLNGLKLGGGAVSVSQRQGNSANSYQIPGYTLVNLLASYSTKIGMSKLTLQLNVDNLLDKTYFAGSNGANSSFFGAPRTFLGSVRIEY